The genome window TGGGGATGCGGTTACCAGTTTGGCGGCGAGTCTGGTCGGTTTCTACCACCACCTGCCCATTGGCCACGTTGAGGCGGGCTTGCGAACCTATGATAAGTACTCGCCATTCCCCGATGAAATACACCGGCGGCTGACCGATGACCTGGCCGACCTGTACTTTGCGCCAACGACCCGGGCCCGGGATAATCTCCTGGCTGAGCACCATCCGGCCAAACAGATTTACGTGACCGGGAATACGGCGATTGACATGGTAAAGGATTCGCTGAAGGAAGACTTCCACAGTCCGATCCTCCAGCAAATCCCGGCTGACCAGCGGTTGATCCTTTTAACGATGGCACGCCCCGAAAGCATTGGTGAACCGATGCGGCAGGTTTTCCACACGATGAAGGACATTGTCGAGACCAATCCTGACGTGGACCTGATATATCCGGTGATGCCCCACCCCGACGTCCTGGCAATGGCGGAGAAGATTCTGGGGAATAATGACCGGATTCACCTGACTAAGCCCCTTGACCACCGCAGTTTCCTCAACTTGGCGGCGCGCAGCAGCTTGATCATTACCGACTCCGGTAGTGTGCAGGAAGAGGCTCCGGCCCTGCACAAACCAGTTCTCTTATTGCGGGAAAAGACGGAACGGCAGGAAGCGGTTGACGTTGGTGCCGTTAAAATCGTAGGTAAGGACCCGACGAGTATCCAGCAGGCAGTGTTTGAACTATTAAACAATCACCGTGCTTACCGGCAGATGGCCGAGGCAGAAAACCCGTTTGGGGACGGGCAGGCGAGCCAACGCATACTGCGAATCATTAAAAAGTACCTAAGCCAAAAGTAGCAGCGGCTGATTGATGATGTTAGCAATTGACCATTGCTATGAACAAAAATAAGCACGAACCATTCAACCTCGCTGGAGGATGGTTCGTGCTTATTTCTTCTTATTGATCCTCAATTTGCTTATTATCCTTGAAAATCAACCACTTCGAGAAGACGTAGTTGGCGATGATTACGATTACGTTATCAATGACTTTGACGATAAACTGGCCCATTGGATCCTTGAAGCCGAGGACGGAAATCCCGATGAAGGTGATGACAATATCGATCACCAGGGTTAGTGCCCGGTAGAAGAAGAAACGCAGCATTTCAACGAGAAAGTCGCTGACCGTGGTGTAGTGGGAGCCGAAGACCCACACCTTATTGGTGAAGTAGGCGACTAGCACGGAGACGAACCAGGCGATTACGTTCGCCAACTGGTAATTCCAGTGAATCCCGGAACTCAGAATTTGGAAGACGGCCAGGTTGATAACAGTTGTCACAACGCCCCAGAAGAGGTAAGCGATGATGTGCTTATACTTTTCCCAGAGTTGCTTAATCATTGAGCGCCTGCGCTTTCTTGACTAGCTCCGCGGCAAATTGGTCCAGCTTCTTAACGTCGTCTTCAGCGGGGGCAAGGTTGACGTGGACATTTTCGCTGCCCTTAGTAGCGCCGGTGTCCGCCAGCACCTTGCTGAATTCATCGACGGCCTTGCAGAAGTCATCGCCGTAGAAGGTGTCGCCAGAACCGGCAACGCCGTAGACCTTACCGGTTAGCTCCTCTTCCTGCAGGTCCTCATAAAAGTCCATTCCTTCGTCCGGCAGGGCGCCTTCGTCGTAGGTGTATGGGCAGACTACACAGATATCGACGTCTTCGAAGTCTGCGGGGTCCGCGAGGGAGATTTCGGTCATTTCAACGTCGACGTCGCGGTCTTCCAGTGATTCGGTGACCAGGTCGGCAACGTCTTCGTTGTTTCCAGTGATGGTTGCGTAAACTACGAGTGCTTTCATTACGTGTGCCTCCAATTTATTAATCCCTACAAGTATAGCATGGTTTGGGGCAATGATGGGGACAAGTGGTATACTATTAGAGGTAGAATGTCAAAAAGGAGATCCGAGAATGATTACATTAAAGTCACCACGCGAAATTGACGCGATGGAAAAAGCCGGGGCCGCTTTAGCAGCGATGCACCTGGGAATTCGGGAATTTATCAAGCCGGGCATCTCAAGTTGGAAGATCGAAGAATTTGCCCGGAAATACTTCAAAGCTGCTGGGGCTAAGGCTGAGCAGATCGGCTTTGAGGGTTACAAGTACGCGACCTGTGTCAGTGTCAACGATGAGATTTGTCATGGTTTTCCCCGTAAGAACCTGGTATTGAAGAAGGGGGACCTGGTGAAGGTCGACACGGTGGTTAGCGTCGACGGCTTTTTCAGTGATTCCTGCTGGTCGTATGCGGTCGGTGAGGTTAAACCGGAAATTCAACGGTTAATGGACGTGACCAAGAAGTCACTCTTCATGGGAATTGACCAGTGTGTCCCTGGCAACCGGATTGGGGACATTGGTGCGGTCATCCAGCACTACACGGAAGACGAAAATGGCTACGGTGACGTCCGCGAGTTCGTCGGTCACGGAATCCAGCCGACAATGCACGAAGACCCAATGGTACCGCACTATGGTGAGCATGGTCAGGGCCTGCGTCTCAAGAAGGGGATGACCATCACGGTTGAACCGATGATCAACACCGGAACGTGGGAAGCCGACACGAGTGACCCGAGTGGCTGGCTGGCGAAGACTGCTGATGGCGGCTGGTCCTGCCAGTACGAACACACCCTGGTGGTAACTGATGATGGGCCAAAGATTTTGACCTCCCAGGATCCGGAAGCCGATGCCAAGTACATGTACAATGATAATTACGCCAAGTACCTGGAACACTACGCCAAAATTTCTCGGGAAATTGCGGAAGAATTTAAATAACTCGCTGTAATTAAGCGGCAGTTCACTATTAATTTAGTGGGTTGCCGCTTTTTTGATGAAAAAATTACGCTGAATGCACGCTGGAGCAGTTCAATGCAACTTGGGGACGGGGGATTTTAGTAAACTAGGGGGCGTGTTTATTAAATCGATTGGGGGAATTAAGATGTTTTGCCCGAACTGTGGCAAGAAGGTTTCAGCAACGGCGGACTTTTGCCCGTACTGCGGGAGCAAACTAGATCATTCTGCGAATGAAGAAGAACGGGTGGTACCAGAAAAGCAAGTCAAAGCGACGGGCCAACCGGACGCTAACCACCAGCCAGCACCGTCATCATCGAACGGGAATGGTAAGAAGCCGGGGAAGAAGGTCCCGCTAATCTTAGTCGGCGTGATCGTCGTCCTTCTGGCCGCCATTGCCTTTATGTTAGGAATGCGGGGAAGTAGCAAAGATTCGGCATCGACGAGTAGTGCGCAGACAACTAGGACTATCAGTAAGAAAAACAGCAGCACGAGCCGTTCGGCGAGCCGGCCGACCTTTAACGATCAGCAGAAAGCGGCCGCCATTCTATACTATGCCAAGGAAAATGAATCCAATCGCTTCTGGGGTGAACTCTACCGTGATGCGTTGGCTAAGTCTACTAAGGTGACCGCTAATAGTTTGCCGGACGAGGCTACTGAGCAGGGCGACGGGACCATGCACGCTTATTATCCTACGGGAGCATTTTTCGGTGGGGCAACCGGGTACGTCATGGGCACCGATAGGCAGACGGTCTATTACTACCGGCTGGGTCCCGGTGCCGACAGCATTGACCCCGACGACACCGTTACGCTAAACGAGATTGAACAATATGTTATTGATCACCACGCTATGGACCAGGTCAACCAGCTTGCTGGAAACATCAAACTTGACTAGGAGGAGCTATGAAAACTAAGAACGTTGTTATTACAGTTGTCGCTGTCGTATTGGTGCTGGTTGGAGCCTATTTTGCTGGGCGCACCTTTAGCAAACCGTCCGTCGACAGCAGTCAAGAGACGAGTACAAAAGCGGCGGCGCAGCAGAGCAGTGCATCATCCTCGTCGGCAACCGGCACGAGTTCGTCGTCGACCAGCGCTGACGCTGACCAGTTGGACTATAACACGATCACCCCGATGCAGACGGCGGCCGCCATTATGTACTACGCCAAGGACAAACTCAGCGACCAGAATGACTGGCATAGTATCTACACTGCCAATGGGATTGACCTCTTTCAAAGCAACAATACCGAGCACCTGTCTGACCCGGGGCGGGGCGTCTGCTGGAGCCTGCATCCTTCTAATATGGCCGGGGGCGACACTCCGACCTATACCGTTGGTGCCGATGGGACGGTAAGCTACTACCACGTCACCACCGTTAACCAGAACAAGGATAAGGATCCCCTCCTGACCGTTAACCTGCATGACATTATCAACTACGTTAACAGCCACCACGCGGTTAGCGATATTAAGGCTAAGGCGCAGGATATTCACGCAACAATCGATAACCAGTAAGCGACTGACAGAAAGAGAGAGTTAGATGAATTTTTGTGAAAAGTGCGGGGCCAAGTTACGGCCCAAGCAGAAGTTTTGTGAACGGTGTGGGGCACCGGTAGCCAGTGCGCCGGCTTCAGATGAAAAACGGGCGTCAGGTGAGCCAAAGCCAGCACGGCAGGAGCAGGAGACCGCCAAGAAAGCGCCGGATCAACCGGCAACGGTTTCTTCAGCGGAGCATGAGCGCCTGCAAAAACAGTACGCTGCCTTGGAGAGCCGCCTGAAGGATGAGCGGCGGAATAGCAAGGTGAACGTTCTCGCTCGGTTAGCCTTTACCCGGGCGCATTTTAACCAGGTTTTACAGTTCGTGAAGGATAACGCCCTGACGATGTTCCTCTTTTACCTCCTGGCTGTTCTCCTGCCGGCCCTCCGCTGGTACCTGCTGATTATTTTTATCTTGATGGTCTATCTCTTTCCGCTGCTTTCAAACGAGCAGCGGTTCAAGTGGGACGAAGCCGTAGACAATTACCTGCGGGATGAGGAACAGCTCAACAAGATTCGTAACTCAGCGGCGGGGATGTACCGGTCACTTCGTAATGGCCAGCCCGCCCAGGAACCGGCTGAGGAGGAAGCGCCTGCTCAGCCGCAGGGGACACCAGATCCAGCGCCGCAGAAGGCAAGTGCGACTGCGCAAGCAGCGAATGCCGCTCTTTCCCCAGCCGCAGGCTTTTCATGGAACGGG of Limosilactobacillus oris contains these proteins:
- the map gene encoding type I methionyl aminopeptidase, with translation MITLKSPREIDAMEKAGAALAAMHLGIREFIKPGISSWKIEEFARKYFKAAGAKAEQIGFEGYKYATCVSVNDEICHGFPRKNLVLKKGDLVKVDTVVSVDGFFSDSCWSYAVGEVKPEIQRLMDVTKKSLFMGIDQCVPGNRIGDIGAVIQHYTEDENGYGDVREFVGHGIQPTMHEDPMVPHYGEHGQGLRLKKGMTITVEPMINTGTWEADTSDPSGWLAKTADGGWSCQYEHTLVVTDDGPKILTSQDPEADAKYMYNDNYAKYLEHYAKISREIAEEFK
- the wecB gene encoding non-hydrolyzing UDP-N-acetylglucosamine 2-epimerase; translated protein: MQAPYRIMLLFGTRAEALKLAPLIRAMRNDPANWQPVIAVAPQQSQQEVLSQTLAYLQVVPDFDLAQTSGRKGAAVEELSGLLHNLNNVINAGQPDMLLVVGDAVTSLAASLVGFYHHLPIGHVEAGLRTYDKYSPFPDEIHRRLTDDLADLYFAPTTRARDNLLAEHHPAKQIYVTGNTAIDMVKDSLKEDFHSPILQQIPADQRLILLTMARPESIGEPMRQVFHTMKDIVETNPDVDLIYPVMPHPDVLAMAEKILGNNDRIHLTKPLDHRSFLNLAARSSLIITDSGSVQEEAPALHKPVLLLREKTERQEAVDVGAVKIVGKDPTSIQQAVFELLNNHRAYRQMAEAENPFGDGQASQRILRIIKKYLSQK
- a CDS encoding flavodoxin; this encodes MKALVVYATITGNNEDVADLVTESLEDRDVDVEMTEISLADPADFEDVDICVVCPYTYDEGALPDEGMDFYEDLQEEELTGKVYGVAGSGDTFYGDDFCKAVDEFSKVLADTGATKGSENVHVNLAPAEDDVKKLDQFAAELVKKAQALND
- a CDS encoding zinc ribbon domain-containing protein translates to MNFCEKCGAKLRPKQKFCERCGAPVASAPASDEKRASGEPKPARQEQETAKKAPDQPATVSSAEHERLQKQYAALESRLKDERRNSKVNVLARLAFTRAHFNQVLQFVKDNALTMFLFYLLAVLLPALRWYLLIIFILMVYLFPLLSNEQRFKWDEAVDNYLRDEEQLNKIRNSAAGMYRSLRNGQPAQEPAEEEAPAQPQGTPDPAPQKASATAQAANAALSPAAGFSWNGEAIFGIIATVLGAIMYFMTRDEAGSFLNQGLSVLQSGGLNSAAYLNLWGFVMLLVGVPAIIGGIIKGATHHLGGGVLKTLGVLLAGGYGLAYSYVFANAAEVAGRTAVATLSGDTSLSDLENLAHLVQIIPWLVIGLYVIGILVNAVSSRQK
- a CDS encoding GtrA family protein; the protein is MIKQLWEKYKHIIAYLFWGVVTTVINLAVFQILSSGIHWNYQLANVIAWFVSVLVAYFTNKVWVFGSHYTTVSDFLVEMLRFFFYRALTLVIDIVITFIGISVLGFKDPMGQFIVKVIDNVIVIIANYVFSKWLIFKDNKQIEDQ
- a CDS encoding zinc ribbon domain-containing protein, with the translated sequence MFIKSIGGIKMFCPNCGKKVSATADFCPYCGSKLDHSANEEERVVPEKQVKATGQPDANHQPAPSSSNGNGKKPGKKVPLILVGVIVVLLAAIAFMLGMRGSSKDSASTSSAQTTRTISKKNSSTSRSASRPTFNDQQKAAAILYYAKENESNRFWGELYRDALAKSTKVTANSLPDEATEQGDGTMHAYYPTGAFFGGATGYVMGTDRQTVYYYRLGPGADSIDPDDTVTLNEIEQYVIDHHAMDQVNQLAGNIKLD